In Vigna radiata var. radiata cultivar VC1973A chromosome 3, Vradiata_ver6, whole genome shotgun sequence, the following proteins share a genomic window:
- the LOC106757233 gene encoding wee1-like protein kinase: MKRKSHKIGKKQSRKMKGALSNSTTRHLQLQLGQVSLIPLNQPSSTTSSDVSCFQNLLDSEPPNTSSSRVPLTDDSFADGRDCILSQDFFCTPDYITPDNQHTLNGFDCDMDTPCPKSPEKLSTTKSKRCRPDVMSVQPLSPTFSGDHQPAVELGKDSFADEFAFEKTIAAAKPKGQNYVSQSAIALRFRVMPPPCFRNPFLEDVTEKEIDPFGNQRLKCAGLFPAISGGDGLSRYRADFHEFEQIGGGNFSHVFKVLKRLDGCLYAVKRSIRPLRLETERTKALMEVQALAALGLHQNIVSYYSSWFENEQLYIQMELCDHSLSIRKCPEAFTEAQVLDALFQVANALQFIHEKGMAHLDVKPNNIYVKGGVYKLGDFGCATLLDGSLPIEEGDARYMPQEILNENYDHLDKVDIFSLGASIYELIRRLPLPESGCQYFNLKEGKFPLLPGHSLHLQNLLKVMMDPDPVKRPSARELVENPIFCKKTQRIA; encoded by the exons ATGAAGAGGAAAAGCCACAAGATTGGAAAGAAGCAGAGTAGAAAGATGAAGGGCGCGTTGAGTAACAGCACCACCAGGCACTTGCAGCTTCAGCTAGGTCAAgtctccctcattcctctcaaccaacCATCTTCTACCACTTCTTCCGATGTTTCTTGCTTCCAGAACCTTCTCGATTCCGAACCTCCCAACACGTCTTCATCGCGCGTTCCTCTCACCGACGATTCCTTCGCCGACGGCAGAGACTGTATTCTCAGCCAGGACTTCTTCTG CACTCCGGATTACATCACTCCGGACAATCAGCATACTTTGAATGGCTTTGATTGCGATATG GATACACCCTGCCCCAAATCGCCTGAGAAGCTTAGCACTACGAAGAGCAAGAGATGTCGACCAG ATGTTATGTCCGTTCAACCTCTCAGCCCCACCTTTTCTGGTGACCATCAGCCAGCTGTGGAACTGGGAAAGGATTCTTTTGCAGACGAATTTGCTTTTGAGAAAACAATAGCAGCTGCTAAACCAAAGGGTCAGAATTACGTGTCCCAATCTGCAATTGCATTGCGTTTCCGGGTTATGCCTCCTCCTTGCTTTAGGAACCCATTTTTAGAAGATGTTACAGAAAAGGAGATTGATCCTTTTGGAAACCAAAGATTGAAATGCGCAG GCCTCTTCCCTGCAATCAGTGGCGGTGACGGGCTTTCACGCTATCGTGCTGACTTTCATGAATTCGAG CAAATTGGTGGAGGGAACTTTAGTCATGTTTTCAAAGTATTAAAACGACTAGATGGATGTTTATATGCTGTTAAACGGAGCATCAGACCGTTACGCCTTGAAACGGAAAG GACAAAAGCTTTGATGGAAGTTCAAGCTTTGGCGGCCCTAG GTTTGCATCAGAACATTGTGAGCTACTATTCTTCATGGTTTGAAAATGAACAGCTGTACATTCAGATGGAGTTATGTGATCACAGCTTATCTATAAGAAAATGTCCAGAGGCATTTACAGAAGCACAAGTGTTAGATGCCTTATTTCAG GTTGCCAATGCTCTCCAATTTATTCACGAGAAGGGAATGGCTCATCTAGATGTGAAACCCAATAATATTTATGTGAAGGGTGGTGTTTATAAACTCGGTGATTTTGGATGTGCGACTCTTCTTGATGGTAGCCTCCCAATTGAAGAGGGTGACGCACGTTATATGCCCCAGGAAATTCTTAATGAAAATTATGATCATCTAGACAAGGTTGATATCTTCTCCTTGGGAGCTTCTATTTATGAACTAATCCGCAGATTGCCTTTGCCAGAATCAGGATGTCAATATTTTAACCTCAAGGAGGGCAAGTTTCCCCTCTTGCCTGGTCATTCGTTGCATCTTCAAAACTTGCTCAAG